The genomic interval AAGTGTAAACATTTTATCTTGCCTATGCCTTCGCCAACCTGCTTAAAATCCAGTCGATGCCGTGCATCGGCCGCTGCGATCCCCGCAGGATCTTGTGGAGGCCGCATCTCCGCTCGGCGATATCCCGTCTCCACCTCGGGCTCATCTCTGGTCCGCGTGCCGTGGGCGCCCTGACCCCGGAGCCATGACGCCGCGAGATCGTTGTCCGCGACGAATGAAGGGCAAGACGGGAGGACGCGGATGGCAGAGGGCGACGACCTGTTTCCCGGCTTCGCGCCGCTGTGGATCGAGGGGCCGGCGGGCCGCTGGTTCGGCCGGGCCGGCGGTCCCGAATCGGCACCGCCGCTCCTGCTGCTGCACGGCTTTCCGCAGAGCCACGCGATGTGGCACCGGCTGGCGCCGGCGCTCGCCGAGACGCACCGCGTCATCGCCCTCGACGTGAAAGGCTACGGCTGGTCGGCCGCGCCGGATTCGGGGAGCGGGGAGAACGCCTACGCCAAGCGGCGGCTCGGGGCGGAGATCGTCGCGGTGATGGAGCGGCTCGGCCATATCCGCTTCGCGCTGGCCGGCCATGATCGCGGTGCCCGCATCGGCTACCGGCTGGCGCTGGACGAACCCGGCCGGATCGAGCGGCTCGCGCTGCTCGACATCGTGCCGACCGACGTGCAGTGGGCCCGCATCGAGGCGAATCCCGACGCGAACCCGCACTGGCCGTTCCTGTCGCGCCCCGCCCCGGAACCGGAGGAGGCGATCCGCCGCGATCCGGACGGCTATTTCGAGGGGCTGCTGCGCGACTGGACCGCCGCGCACGATCTGACTGCCTTCGACGCCCGCGCGCTCACCCTCTACCGGCACGCCTGGAACGTCCCCGAGCGCATCCACGCGATGTGCGAGGATTACCGGGCCGGCGGCGCCGACGGGCCGGACCGCGCCGCCGACCGCGCCGACCTCGCCGCGGGCCGGACCCTGCCGATGCCGGTGCTCGTGCTCGCGAGCGAGGCCTATCTCGATCGGGACAAGCCCGAGACCGCGCTGGCAGCCTGGCAACAGACCTTTGCGCCACGGGCGCAGGGCGCCCGCATCGCCTCCGGCCACTTCATGGCCGAGGAAGCGCCGGAGCCGACGCTGCGGGCGCTAAAGAGCTTTCTCGCAGCGTAAATTCCTCAAAAGCGCTCGACCCACGGCCGGAGGGCGATCTCGTCGGTCCAGGCGCTGCGATCCTGGCGCAGGAGGGCGAGGTAGCTTTTCGCGATGGCGTCCGGATCGAGAGTCGCGTCGGGATGGTCCTGCGGATCGGGCCGGGCGGCGGAGCGGATGGCGCCATCGATCACGATATGGGCGACATGGATGCCCTGGGGCTGCCATTCGCGGGCAAGGCTCTGCGCGAGGCCCCGCAGGGCGAACTTGCCCATGGCGAAGGGGGCCGAGCCCGCAAAGCCCTTCACGCTCGCCGAAGCGCCGGTGAACAGGATCGCGCCGTGGCGGTGGGGCAGCATCCGCCGGGCGGCGGCCTGCGCCACGAGGAAGCCGCCATAGGCCGAGACCGAGAGGGCGCGGGCCACCGCCTCAGGATCGAGATCGACGGTGGCCCCGCGCAGCCGGCCGCTGGCGTTGTAGACCACCACGTCCGGCGCACCGCCCAGCGCCGGTTCGAGCCGGGGGAACAGGGCCTCGACCTGCCCCGGATCGGTGGCATCGCAGGCATGGACCACGGCCCCCGTCTCCGCGGCGAGATCGCTCAGCTTTTCGACATTTCGCGCGGCAAGCCCGACCTTCAGCCCCTCGGCCGTGAACAGGCGCGCCAGCGAGGCGCTCAGACCGGGGCCGGCACCGACGATCAGGGCGCGCTGGTAGGTCGGGACCATGGGAGGGGGCTCCGTGCGGCATCGCGGGACGTGAGCCGAACGCGCCGCGAGCCGCCGCGGTTCGCCTCCCGCTCACCCCCGCCTTTCCGAAAAGAAATCCCTGAGGAGGCCGGCCGCCTCGCCCTCGCGAAAGCCCGAATAGACCTCCGGCGCGTGGTGGCAGGTCGGCTGGTTGAACACGCGGGGGCCGTGCTCGACGCCGCCGCCCTTGGGGTCGGAGGCGGCGTAGTAGAGCCGGCGGATGCGGGCGAAGGCGATCGCGCCCGCGCACATCGGGCAGGGCTCCAGGGTGACGTAGAGGTCGCAGCCGGTGAGCCGCTCGTCGCGCAGCGCGGCGCAGGCGGCGCGGATCGCCAGGATCTCGGCATGGGCCGTGGGGTCGCACAGCGTGCGCGGCCGGTTGCCCGCGACCGCGAGCACGGTCCCGTCCCGCACCACGGCCGCGCCGACCGGCACCTCGCCCAACGCCGCGGCCTCGCGGGCGGCGGTGAAGGCGAGGTCGAGGAAACCGGGCATCACGTCAAGCTGCATGGAACCCGACCGATGGTCGAACTCCATGCGTCCGGCGGACGCCCGCCGCCGCGCCGTCGCGCGGGCCATCGACGATGAGCCATCATCGATGGGTCTTACGTGCCGGAGGAAGCCGCTTCGCGGGCGACCTCCCGGCCGCCGATATCGCTGCGGAAGAACCCGTCCGGCCAGTCGATGCGCTTCACTGCCGCGTAGGCGCGGTCTTTCGCTTGCCCCACGCTGGCGCCGAGCGCCGTGACCGCGAGCACCCGGCCGCCATCGGCGAGCAGCCGGTCGCCGTCGCGGCGGGTGCCGGCCTGGAACACCAGAACCGTCGCGTCGCCCGCCTCGCCCCCGGCCGCCTCGACGCCGCGGATTTCCGTGCCGCGGGTCACCGCGCCGGGATAGCCCCGCGCCGCCATCACCACGGTGAGCGCGGCGCGGGAGGCGTCAAAGCCGATGGCGACGCCGGAGAGGTCGCCTTGAGCCGCGGCCAGCAGGGCCGGCACGAGATCGCCGGTCAGGCGCGGCATCAGCACCTGCGCCTCCGGATCGCCGAAGCGGGTGTTGTACTCGATGAGCTTCGGGCCCTCCGCCGTCAGCATCAGCCCGGCATAGAGGATGCCGGCGAAGGGCGTGCCGCGGGCGGCCATCCC from Methylobacterium sp. AMS5 carries:
- a CDS encoding SDR family oxidoreductase; protein product: MVPTYQRALIVGAGPGLSASLARLFTAEGLKVGLAARNVEKLSDLAAETGAVVHACDATDPGQVEALFPRLEPALGGAPDVVVYNASGRLRGATVDLDPEAVARALSVSAYGGFLVAQAAARRMLPHRHGAILFTGASASVKGFAGSAPFAMGKFALRGLAQSLAREWQPQGIHVAHIVIDGAIRSAARPDPQDHPDATLDPDAIAKSYLALLRQDRSAWTDEIALRPWVERF
- a CDS encoding nucleoside deaminase is translated as MPGFLDLAFTAAREAAALGEVPVGAAVVRDGTVLAVAGNRPRTLCDPTAHAEILAIRAACAALRDERLTGCDLYVTLEPCPMCAGAIAFARIRRLYYAASDPKGGGVEHGPRVFNQPTCHHAPEVYSGFREGEAAGLLRDFFSERRG
- a CDS encoding alpha/beta hydrolase, translating into MAEGDDLFPGFAPLWIEGPAGRWFGRAGGPESAPPLLLLHGFPQSHAMWHRLAPALAETHRVIALDVKGYGWSAAPDSGSGENAYAKRRLGAEIVAVMERLGHIRFALAGHDRGARIGYRLALDEPGRIERLALLDIVPTDVQWARIEANPDANPHWPFLSRPAPEPEEAIRRDPDGYFEGLLRDWTAAHDLTAFDARALTLYRHAWNVPERIHAMCEDYRAGGADGPDRAADRADLAAGRTLPMPVLVLASEAYLDRDKPETALAAWQQTFAPRAQGARIASGHFMAEEAPEPTLRALKSFLAA